The following coding sequences lie in one Oncorhynchus kisutch isolate 150728-3 linkage group LG17, Okis_V2, whole genome shotgun sequence genomic window:
- the LOC109907353 gene encoding large proline-rich protein BAG6 isoform X2, translating into MEESASTIEVTVKTLDSRSRSYTVRRELTLKRFKEHISASVDIPVEKQRLIYQGRVLQDERTLNDYNVADKVIHLVERAPPQTSQSAGGRGRVSSGGTEGGATSSSQGGSQDRNVNSYVMLGTFNLPVNIMNPQQIQMQVQQMMAGVGEAGRNTRRNGSIDMHINVDQSVQSEPRMRLQLAENMLRETQSLLHRLEGQPSDVPSRAEPETSQSTSSSSSSAATKGAAQPMDTPLAPPPPPPTSSTQTEGPPHSGPNPAELVEVLSEVRRVEERLGPFIERTNSILGAATSADYINNTQESEEDQHVLNLVGEALRLLGNTLIALSDLRCNLATPSPRHLHVVRPMSHYGSPVLLQGGMPHHVPRNLGTTVTMTSNGRQAAEGLAQPSQAPGPPESQALPPQPNSANQQPGQGQGAPHVIRITHQTMEPVIMMQMNLDDSGSSPQVQGQQIPIGTGQSGATPVHIPDLPPEFMQVIVHQISQQTGQPGVGVPGTTSSSEPSAPHSLLPPGARVVVTHPSSSPHIPQPVVINLGASVPSTGGQHNLQGTPPAHSPVSQMISGLVGQLLMPGQQMPGHQGDQTSTSSSLSTSSNPVPPLPSGETTSGQTTTSVGQPSEGVAEANLAQLLGSLLGGSGGPGAPGSGANPQITVTVPGVPGFFHGMSEFTQANRPTTSPGQEPPPGQGTPAPPQVAPGGVGDPSLSPELFTGIVQGVLSTMMGAPQGNGESIAQFIQRLSQTTNLFTPGSGDAVGFFGDLLSLVGHSFSMVDMVLLLHGNAQPISRIQSQLTDFFNQHYLQGPEPTDANINAASEDLINGLEEYITESFVRLTHSQFVTMLNAVIILYPGLPQATVTVREGVDIIQTNIAFLRQQFTCMATHILRCTDHTFGHRLLLLCTQGLFECLALNLYCLRGEQGALTQVFNHHIRRMSAEVNPSLVNWLTSILTMRLHVILEHNPVTEDHIQHYVIHTRRAEPEAQAGQQTSTQNMVMAEGLSPATTAGEAMVSSGDRQEVGASPEVTTPSQRASSGEIGRAVAMAARGREESVGDVEPWAAAVPPEWVPIIRHDMLSQRKITQPPLSDAYHHGMPAKRRKTHQGEGPQLSLSVAVSRAARAAGAIPVTSPDSLQGELEEPELQDAYQEQVRSDIKERVRGDQDFSSQCFPNTHRAFSLDDS; encoded by the exons ATGGAGGAGTCAGCAAGCACCATAGAGGTTACAGTGAAGACCCTGGACTCCCGGAGCAGGAGCTACACTGTCCGGAGAGAG TTGACATTGAAGAGGTTCAAAGAACACATATCTGCGTCAGTGGATATCCCAGTGGAAAAGCAGAGACTAATCTACCAGGGTAGAGTGCTGCAGGACGAGAGGACGCTGAATGACTACA ATGTAGCTGATAAGGTGATCCACCTAGTGGAGCGTGCTCCTCCTCAGACCTCCCAATCTGCTGGCGGGCGAGGAAGAGTGTCAtcaggaggaacagagggaggtgCCACCTCCTCCTCCCAGGGAGGCTCCCAGGACCGCAACGTGAACAGCTACGTCATGCTGGGAACCTTCAACCTGCCCGTCAACATCATGAACCCCCAGCAGATACAG ATGCAAGTGCAGCAGATGATGGCAGGAGTGGGAGAAGCAGGAAGGAATACCAGA CGCAATGgctcaatagatatgcatatcaacgTTGACCAATCAGTGCAGAGCGAGCCCAGGATGAGGCTGCAGTTGGCTGAGAACATGCTAAGAGAAACCCAATCTCTGCTCCACAGACTGGAG GGTCAGCCCAGTGACGTGCCATCTCGAGCCGAGCCGGAGACATCTCAGTCCACATCTTCATCTTCCTCCTCAGCTGCCACTAAAGGAGCAGCACAGCCTATGGACACCCCTCTTGctccaccacctccccctcccacctcctccacccAGACAGAGGGACCACCCCACTCCGGGCCCAA ccCAGCGGAGCTGGTGGAGGTTTTGTCAGaggtgaggagggtggaggagaggctGGGTCCCTTCATAGAGAGAACTAACTCCATCCTGGGAGCTGCCACTTCAGCGGACTACATCAACAAC ACCCAGGAGAGCGAGGAGGACCAGCACGTTCTCAACCTGGTCGGGGAGGCTCTCCGTCTCCTTGGCAACACTCTGATTGCCCTTAGCGACCTGCGTTGTAACCTGGCCACTCCTTCCCCCCGTCACCTCCACGTGGTTCGGCCCATGTCCCACTACGGCTCCCCCGTCCTGCTGCAAGGTGGTATGCCCCACCATGTCCCG AGAAACCTGGGGACCACAGTGACTATGACATCCAATGGGAGGCAGGCAGCTGAGGGCCTAGCCCAACCTTCTCAGGCCCCTGGCCCACCAGAGAGCCAGGCCCTCCCTCCACAGCCCAACTCCGCCAATCAGCAGCCAGGTCAGGGCCAGGGGGCTCCGCATGTGATCAGAATCACCCACCAGACCATGGAGCCTGTGATAATGATGCAGATGAACCTGGATG ATTCTGGCAGCAGCCCTCAGGTCCAAGGACAACAGATCCCTATTGGTACTGGACAGTCTG GTGCCACTCCGGTCCACATCCCAGACCTTCCTCCAGAGTTCATGCAGGTCATCGTCCACCAGATCTCTCAGCAGACCGGGCAACCAGGAGTAGGTGTCCCCGGGACCACCTCCAGCTCTGAACCCTCTGCCCCTCACAGCCTTCTGCCCCCTGGGGCCAGGGTGGTGGttacacacccctcctcctccccccacatCCCCCAGCCTGTGGTCATCAACCTCGGGGCTTCAGTACCCTCTACTGGTGGACAACACAACCTACAG GGCACACCTCCGGCTCACTCTCCCGTAAGTCAGATGATCAGTGGTCTGGTTGGACAGCTCCTGATGCCTGGACAACAGATGCCTGGACACCAGG GTGACCAGACATCCACCAGCTCCTCTTTATCCACCTCCTCCAACCCAGTCCCTCCCCTGCCCTCTGGGGAGACCACCTCTGGCCAGACCACCACCTCTGTGGGCCAGCCATCGGAGGGGGTTGCCGAGGCCAACCTAGCCCAGCTCCTGGGCTCCCTTCTGGGTGGTTCAGGCGGGCCAGGAGCCCCTGGTTCTGGAGCTAACCCACAAATTACTGTGACCGTACCTGGAGTCCCAGGGTTCTTCCATGGCATGTCAGAATTCACCCAG GCTAACCGACCCACAACCTCACCTGGCCAGGAGCCTCCCCCTGGCCAAGGCACCCCTGCCCCCCCTCAGGTGGCCCCTGGGGGTGTAGGGGACCCCTCCCTGAGCCCGGAGCTGTTTACAGGTATTGTCCAGGGGGTCCTCTCCACCATGATGGGGGCTCCGCAGGGGAACGGGGAGAGCATCGCTCAGTTCATCCAGAGACTGTCTCAGACCACCAACCTCTTCACACCTGGATCTGGGGATGCAGTCG GGTTCTTCGGGGACCTGTTGTCTCTGGTGGGTCACAGTTTCTCCATGGTGGACATGGTGTTGTTACTCCACGGTAACGCCCAGCCAATCAGCCGGATCCAGTCCCAGCTCACTGACTTCTTCAACCAGCACTACCTGCAGGGTCCAGAGCCTACTGATGCCAATATCAAC GCAGCATCTGAGGACCTCATCAATGGCCTGGAGGAGTACATAACAGAGAGCTTTGTAAGACTCACTCACTCTCAATTTGTCACTATGTTGAATGCTGTAATAATACTGTACCCCGGTCTCCCTCAGGCCACagtgacagtgagagagggagtggacatCATTCAAACCAACATTGCTTTCCTTAGACAGCAGTTCACCTGCATGGCCACGCATATCCTACGCTGCACAG ACCACACGTTTGGCCACCGCCTGCTGCTGCTCTGCACCCAGGGTCTGTTTGAGTGTCTGGCTCTCAACCTTTACTGTCTCCGAGGGGAACAGGGAGCTCTCACCCAAGTCTTCAATCACCACATC AGGAGGATGTCAGCAGAGGTCAACCCCAGCCTGGTCAACTGGCTGACTAGTATATTGACCATGAGACTCCACGTCATCCTGGAGCACAACCCAGTCACTGAGGACCACATCCAGCACTATGTCATCCACACACGGAGAGCAGAGCCTGAGGCACAGGCTGGACAGCAGACAAGCACACAGAACATGGTG ATGGCTGAAGGTCTGTCCCCAGCCACCACAGCAGGGGAGGCCATGGTTTCATCAGGGGACAGACAGGAAGTTGGAGCGTCCCCCGAGGTGACCACCCCCTCGCAGAGAGCATCATCAGGGGAGATCGGAAGAGCCGTTGCCATGGCGGCAAGAGGAAGGGAGGAGTCTGTAGGAGATGTGGAGCCCTGGGCAGCTGCAGTGCCCCCT GAGTGGGTTCCTATCATCAGACATGACATGCTGTCCCAGAGGAAGATAACTCAGCCCCCTCTGTCTGACGCATACCACCATGGGATGCCTGCCAAGAGGAGGAAG ACTCACCAGGGTGAGGGCCCTCAACTGTCCCTGTCTGTGGCAGTGAGCCGGGCTGCCCGGGCTGCAGGAGCCATACCTGTCACTAGCCCAGATAGCCTCCAGGGGGAGCTAGAGGAGCCAGAGCTGCAGGATGCCTACCAAGAACAG GTGAGGAGTGACatcaaagagagagtgaggggtgaCCAAGACTTCAGCTCCCAGTGTTTCCCCAACACACACCGGGCCTTCTCTCTAGATGACTCTTAA
- the LOC109907353 gene encoding large proline-rich protein BAG6 isoform X8: MHINVDQSVQSEPRMRLQLAENMLRETQSLLHRLEGQPSDVPSRAEPETSQSTSSSSSSAATKGAAQPMDTPLAPPPPPPTSSTQTEGPPHSGPNPAELVEVLSEVRRVEERLGPFIERTNSILGAATSADYINNTQESEEDQHVLNLVGEALRLLGNTLIALSDLRCNLATPSPRHLHVVRPMSHYGSPVLLQGGMPHHVPRNLGTTVTMTSNGRQAAEGLAQPSQAPGPPESQALPPQPNSANQQPGQGQGAPHVIRITHQTMEPVIMMQMNLDDSGSSPQVQGQQIPIGTGQSGATPVHIPDLPPEFMQVIVHQISQQTGQPGVGVPGTTSSSEPSAPHSLLPPGARVVVTHPSSSPHIPQPVVINLGASVPSTGGQHNLQGTPPAHSPVSQMISGLVGQLLMPGQQMPGHQGDQTSTSSSLSTSSNPVPPLPSGETTSGQTTTSVGQPSEGVAEANLAQLLGSLLGGSGGPGAPGSGANPQITVTVPGVPGFFHGMSEFTQANRPTTSPGQEPPPGQGTPAPPQVAPGGVGDPSLSPELFTGIVQGVLSTMMGAPQGNGESIAQFIQRLSQTTNLFTPGSGDAVGFFGDLLSLVGHSFSMVDMVLLLHGNAQPISRIQSQLTDFFNQHYLQGPEPTDANINAASEDLINGLEEYITESFATVTVREGVDIIQTNIAFLRQQFTCMATHILRCTDHTFGHRLLLLCTQGLFECLALNLYCLRGEQGALTQVFNHHIRRMSAEVNPSLVNWLTSILTMRLHVILEHNPVTEDHIQHYVIHTRRAEPEAQAGQQTSTQNMVMAEGLSPATTAGEAMVSSGDRQEVGASPEVTTPSQRASSGEIGRAVAMAARGREESVGDVEPWAAAVPPEWVPIIRHDMLSQRKITQPPLSDAYHHGMPAKRRKTHQGEGPQLSLSVAVSRAARAAGAIPVTSPDSLQGELEEPELQDAYQEQVRSDIKERVRGDQDFSSQCFPNTHRAFSLDDS; this comes from the exons atgcatatcaacgTTGACCAATCAGTGCAGAGCGAGCCCAGGATGAGGCTGCAGTTGGCTGAGAACATGCTAAGAGAAACCCAATCTCTGCTCCACAGACTGGAG GGTCAGCCCAGTGACGTGCCATCTCGAGCCGAGCCGGAGACATCTCAGTCCACATCTTCATCTTCCTCCTCAGCTGCCACTAAAGGAGCAGCACAGCCTATGGACACCCCTCTTGctccaccacctccccctcccacctcctccacccAGACAGAGGGACCACCCCACTCCGGGCCCAA ccCAGCGGAGCTGGTGGAGGTTTTGTCAGaggtgaggagggtggaggagaggctGGGTCCCTTCATAGAGAGAACTAACTCCATCCTGGGAGCTGCCACTTCAGCGGACTACATCAACAAC ACCCAGGAGAGCGAGGAGGACCAGCACGTTCTCAACCTGGTCGGGGAGGCTCTCCGTCTCCTTGGCAACACTCTGATTGCCCTTAGCGACCTGCGTTGTAACCTGGCCACTCCTTCCCCCCGTCACCTCCACGTGGTTCGGCCCATGTCCCACTACGGCTCCCCCGTCCTGCTGCAAGGTGGTATGCCCCACCATGTCCCG AGAAACCTGGGGACCACAGTGACTATGACATCCAATGGGAGGCAGGCAGCTGAGGGCCTAGCCCAACCTTCTCAGGCCCCTGGCCCACCAGAGAGCCAGGCCCTCCCTCCACAGCCCAACTCCGCCAATCAGCAGCCAGGTCAGGGCCAGGGGGCTCCGCATGTGATCAGAATCACCCACCAGACCATGGAGCCTGTGATAATGATGCAGATGAACCTGGATG ATTCTGGCAGCAGCCCTCAGGTCCAAGGACAACAGATCCCTATTGGTACTGGACAGTCTG GTGCCACTCCGGTCCACATCCCAGACCTTCCTCCAGAGTTCATGCAGGTCATCGTCCACCAGATCTCTCAGCAGACCGGGCAACCAGGAGTAGGTGTCCCCGGGACCACCTCCAGCTCTGAACCCTCTGCCCCTCACAGCCTTCTGCCCCCTGGGGCCAGGGTGGTGGttacacacccctcctcctccccccacatCCCCCAGCCTGTGGTCATCAACCTCGGGGCTTCAGTACCCTCTACTGGTGGACAACACAACCTACAG GGCACACCTCCGGCTCACTCTCCCGTAAGTCAGATGATCAGTGGTCTGGTTGGACAGCTCCTGATGCCTGGACAACAGATGCCTGGACACCAGG GTGACCAGACATCCACCAGCTCCTCTTTATCCACCTCCTCCAACCCAGTCCCTCCCCTGCCCTCTGGGGAGACCACCTCTGGCCAGACCACCACCTCTGTGGGCCAGCCATCGGAGGGGGTTGCCGAGGCCAACCTAGCCCAGCTCCTGGGCTCCCTTCTGGGTGGTTCAGGCGGGCCAGGAGCCCCTGGTTCTGGAGCTAACCCACAAATTACTGTGACCGTACCTGGAGTCCCAGGGTTCTTCCATGGCATGTCAGAATTCACCCAG GCTAACCGACCCACAACCTCACCTGGCCAGGAGCCTCCCCCTGGCCAAGGCACCCCTGCCCCCCCTCAGGTGGCCCCTGGGGGTGTAGGGGACCCCTCCCTGAGCCCGGAGCTGTTTACAGGTATTGTCCAGGGGGTCCTCTCCACCATGATGGGGGCTCCGCAGGGGAACGGGGAGAGCATCGCTCAGTTCATCCAGAGACTGTCTCAGACCACCAACCTCTTCACACCTGGATCTGGGGATGCAGTCG GGTTCTTCGGGGACCTGTTGTCTCTGGTGGGTCACAGTTTCTCCATGGTGGACATGGTGTTGTTACTCCACGGTAACGCCCAGCCAATCAGCCGGATCCAGTCCCAGCTCACTGACTTCTTCAACCAGCACTACCTGCAGGGTCCAGAGCCTACTGATGCCAATATCAAC GCAGCATCTGAGGACCTCATCAATGGCCTGGAGGAGTACATAACAGAGAGCTTT GCCACagtgacagtgagagagggagtggacatCATTCAAACCAACATTGCTTTCCTTAGACAGCAGTTCACCTGCATGGCCACGCATATCCTACGCTGCACAG ACCACACGTTTGGCCACCGCCTGCTGCTGCTCTGCACCCAGGGTCTGTTTGAGTGTCTGGCTCTCAACCTTTACTGTCTCCGAGGGGAACAGGGAGCTCTCACCCAAGTCTTCAATCACCACATC AGGAGGATGTCAGCAGAGGTCAACCCCAGCCTGGTCAACTGGCTGACTAGTATATTGACCATGAGACTCCACGTCATCCTGGAGCACAACCCAGTCACTGAGGACCACATCCAGCACTATGTCATCCACACACGGAGAGCAGAGCCTGAGGCACAGGCTGGACAGCAGACAAGCACACAGAACATGGTG ATGGCTGAAGGTCTGTCCCCAGCCACCACAGCAGGGGAGGCCATGGTTTCATCAGGGGACAGACAGGAAGTTGGAGCGTCCCCCGAGGTGACCACCCCCTCGCAGAGAGCATCATCAGGGGAGATCGGAAGAGCCGTTGCCATGGCGGCAAGAGGAAGGGAGGAGTCTGTAGGAGATGTGGAGCCCTGGGCAGCTGCAGTGCCCCCT GAGTGGGTTCCTATCATCAGACATGACATGCTGTCCCAGAGGAAGATAACTCAGCCCCCTCTGTCTGACGCATACCACCATGGGATGCCTGCCAAGAGGAGGAAG ACTCACCAGGGTGAGGGCCCTCAACTGTCCCTGTCTGTGGCAGTGAGCCGGGCTGCCCGGGCTGCAGGAGCCATACCTGTCACTAGCCCAGATAGCCTCCAGGGGGAGCTAGAGGAGCCAGAGCTGCAGGATGCCTACCAAGAACAG GTGAGGAGTGACatcaaagagagagtgaggggtgaCCAAGACTTCAGCTCCCAGTGTTTCCCCAACACACACCGGGCCTTCTCTCTAGATGACTCTTAA